The Cellulophaga sp. L1A9 genome window below encodes:
- a CDS encoding ATP-binding protein — protein sequence MKKTKSKNKFTFRIVLSYLILVGLAVISGIFILSEIKSYLATDTSGENDVKLIKTGSLLTQLYEAESLSKLALQNKTKENFTAYAKKIDVVSAEIDSLKEVINNDYQVKLLDSVQNLLKLKTYNNEELRRLKLKSEANSSLDVALAKFNTMELSLGKITPKSIAPNIDELSPKAKSVIEKLTVILNDNAPKENHSPEKIDSIINASRSLLNEAKEKDALTQRALAQKEREINKNDLDLSQQLRSIISAFEQEIIATTRTDNSKKQEILKRSTRLASVAAILAFLTVGIFTFLITRDYWRVQTYRQNLEEEKKFSESLLKSREQLISTVSHDLRTPLNTITGYSELMENTGLSGKQVGYLKNVKSAAKYVDNLVNDLLDFSKLEAGKLKIVNIPFLLPDLIQETAQNLEELYKNKPIELQVVIDKKLHQTLIGDPFRIRQILTNLISNAYKFTQEGFIKVVATVTIENTSLYKTRIQVIDSGIGIEKEKQEHIFKEFTQADDSTEKKYGGYGLGLTISKKLTELLQGTINLKSDKNQGSTFTFTIPLKLSDTQIAATEKKEINFKENKITLLIIDDDIAMRKLLQEVCENSNIKTISYADFNAIGTKEKISYNAVLTDIQMPTINGFEVLKKLKSGAYQHYTNQPVLAMTGRTDLETSAYIAAGFTTILQKPFAKDQFLERLAHLFPEITTQEDTQHTASFESHSTLFSLKTITSFLDDSNDGLKDLIDTFLRDTVDNLEILSKAVATKDSASLNATSHKMLAMFRQLEVNDSIAILETFENLKADDLSDKELKAKYQQLKNNITALTLALKANKTINPDYTD from the coding sequence ATGAAAAAAACTAAATCTAAAAATAAATTCACCTTCAGAATCGTACTCAGTTATCTGATCTTAGTAGGCTTAGCCGTAATTTCTGGAATTTTTATTCTTTCAGAGATTAAAAGCTACCTAGCAACGGATACCTCTGGTGAAAATGATGTGAAACTGATAAAAACAGGCTCATTACTTACACAGCTATACGAAGCTGAAAGCTTATCAAAACTAGCATTACAAAACAAGACCAAAGAAAATTTTACCGCTTATGCCAAAAAAATTGATGTAGTTTCTGCAGAAATAGATTCACTCAAAGAGGTCATTAACAATGATTATCAGGTTAAACTTTTAGATAGCGTTCAGAATTTATTGAAGTTAAAAACCTACAATAATGAAGAATTAAGGCGCCTTAAACTTAAAAGCGAAGCCAATAGTTCTCTAGATGTAGCCCTAGCCAAGTTTAATACCATGGAACTTTCTTTAGGGAAAATTACCCCAAAGAGTATCGCTCCGAATATTGATGAACTATCTCCTAAGGCAAAAAGCGTTATTGAAAAACTTACGGTGATCTTAAATGATAATGCTCCAAAAGAAAATCATAGTCCAGAAAAAATAGACTCTATCATAAATGCTTCAAGAAGTCTATTAAATGAAGCCAAAGAAAAAGATGCTTTAACGCAACGAGCTTTGGCCCAAAAAGAGCGGGAAATAAACAAAAATGATTTAGATCTATCGCAACAATTAAGGAGTATTATTAGTGCCTTTGAACAAGAGATAATTGCCACCACCCGAACTGACAACTCAAAAAAGCAAGAAATTTTAAAGCGTAGCACGCGTTTAGCAAGTGTTGCCGCTATACTTGCTTTTCTTACCGTTGGAATTTTTACATTTTTAATCACTAGAGATTATTGGCGGGTACAAACCTATCGTCAGAATTTAGAAGAAGAAAAGAAGTTTTCTGAGTCCCTTCTTAAAAGTAGAGAGCAATTAATTTCTACCGTAAGTCATGATTTAAGAACCCCTTTAAATACCATTACTGGTTATTCTGAATTAATGGAGAACACAGGTTTATCCGGCAAGCAAGTAGGTTATTTGAAAAATGTAAAATCCGCTGCCAAATATGTGGACAATCTAGTAAATGACTTATTAGATTTCTCTAAGCTAGAGGCGGGAAAACTTAAGATAGTAAATATCCCATTTTTACTACCTGATTTAATCCAGGAAACCGCACAAAATTTAGAGGAACTTTATAAAAATAAACCCATAGAGCTGCAAGTTGTTATTGACAAAAAGTTGCACCAAACATTAATTGGAGACCCTTTTAGGATCCGCCAAATATTAACCAATTTAATTAGCAATGCCTATAAATTTACGCAGGAAGGCTTTATTAAAGTTGTTGCCACAGTAACTATTGAAAACACTTCCCTGTATAAAACAAGAATCCAAGTTATAGATAGCGGTATTGGCATTGAAAAAGAAAAGCAAGAACATATTTTTAAAGAATTTACACAGGCTGATGATAGTACAGAAAAAAAATACGGCGGCTACGGATTAGGCTTAACTATTTCTAAAAAATTAACAGAACTTCTTCAAGGGACAATCAACTTAAAAAGTGATAAAAATCAAGGAAGTACTTTTACATTTACGATTCCTTTAAAGCTATCAGATACTCAAATTGCGGCAACAGAAAAAAAAGAAATCAATTTTAAAGAAAATAAAATAACGCTGTTAATTATTGATGATGATATAGCCATGCGTAAACTACTGCAAGAAGTTTGCGAAAATTCCAATATTAAAACCATTTCATATGCTGACTTTAATGCCATTGGCACAAAAGAAAAAATTAGCTATAATGCGGTACTTACCGACATACAAATGCCTACTATAAATGGCTTTGAAGTTTTAAAGAAACTTAAAAGTGGTGCTTATCAACATTATACCAATCAGCCTGTTCTTGCCATGACCGGTAGAACGGATTTAGAAACTTCTGCATATATCGCTGCAGGATTTACTACAATCCTACAGAAACCTTTTGCTAAAGATCAGTTTCTAGAACGTTTAGCTCATCTATTCCCTGAAATAACCACACAGGAAGACACCCAGCATACAGCTAGCTTTGAGAGCCACTCAACATTGTTCAGCTTAAAAACAATTACCTCTTTTTTAGATGATTCTAATGATGGCTTAAAAGATTTAATTGACACCTTTTTAAGAGACACTGTAGATAATCTGGAAATCTTGAGCAAAGCAGTTGCTACAAAAGATAGTGCAAGCTTAAATGCCACATCTCATAAAATGCTCGCTATGTTCCGGCAGTTAGAAGTTAATGATTCTATTGCAATCCTTGAAACCTTCGAGAATTTAAAAGCGGACGATCTCAGCGACAAAGAACTTAAAGCCAAATACCAACAGTTAAAAAATAACATCACAGCGCTAACTTTAGCATTGAAAGCGAATAAAACTATAAATCCAGATTATACTGATTGA
- the greA gene encoding transcription elongation factor GreA, translating into MSNKSYYTPEGLKKLRDELNQLKDIERPKASRDIAEARDKGDLSENAEYDAAKEAQGLLELRISKLEEIYSNARLIDESQLDTSKVLVLSTVKLKNQNNGMEMKYTLVAESEADLKTGKISVNSPIGKGLLGKKVGESAEITIPNGVLKLEILEITRS; encoded by the coding sequence ATGAGTAACAAATCATATTATACACCAGAAGGATTAAAAAAGTTGAGAGACGAACTTAATCAGCTTAAAGATATAGAACGTCCGAAGGCATCAAGGGATATAGCAGAGGCTCGAGATAAAGGTGATTTATCTGAAAACGCGGAATATGATGCTGCAAAAGAGGCGCAAGGTTTGTTGGAACTTCGAATTTCGAAATTGGAAGAAATATATTCCAATGCACGTTTAATAGATGAGTCTCAATTAGACACCTCCAAGGTTCTTGTTTTATCAACGGTAAAGTTGAAAAACCAGAATAATGGTATGGAGATGAAGTATACTTTAGTTGCTGAAAGTGAAGCTGATTTAAAGACCGGTAAAATATCTGTAAATTCGCCAATTGGAAAAGGTTTATTGGGTAAAAAAGTAGGAGAATCTGCAGAGATTACAATTCCCAATGGTGTATTGAAACTTGAAATATTAGAAATTACTAGGTCTTAA
- a CDS encoding Gfo/Idh/MocA family protein produces the protein MERVQKLRWGIIGCGAVTEVKSGPPYQSTSGFSLDAVMRRDLQKAEDYAKRHGVPHFYSEADNIINNPETDAIYIATPPDSHKLYGLMVAKAGKPCCIEKPLAPSYEDGLAIVNAFKAKHVPLFVAYYRRSLPRFLQVEKWLKEDKIGEVRHINWSFSKPANAIDLSQDYNWRTDAKIAPGGYFDDLASHGLDLFAYLLGDFKEVLGMSLNQQGLYSAKDAITATWVHENGITGTGSWNFGAFAREDSVEIIGSKGKIGFSIFKEEAVVLENAKGIDKLFIENPKHIQHYHVQNLKLDLMDGIPHPSTGETALHTSWVMSQVLK, from the coding sequence ATGGAGCGCGTTCAGAAATTGCGATGGGGAATAATTGGTTGTGGAGCAGTAACCGAAGTAAAAAGCGGTCCGCCATATCAATCAACTTCTGGCTTTAGTTTAGATGCCGTAATGCGCAGAGACTTGCAAAAAGCAGAAGACTACGCAAAAAGACATGGGGTGCCTCATTTTTATAGTGAGGCAGATAACATCATCAATAATCCAGAAACAGATGCTATTTATATCGCAACACCACCGGATAGCCATAAATTATATGGGTTAATGGTGGCCAAAGCAGGTAAGCCTTGCTGTATAGAAAAACCTTTAGCGCCGAGTTATGAAGACGGGCTAGCAATAGTAAATGCATTTAAAGCGAAACATGTTCCACTATTTGTAGCGTACTACAGGCGCTCATTGCCTCGTTTTCTGCAAGTTGAAAAGTGGTTAAAAGAAGATAAAATAGGAGAAGTTCGTCATATAAACTGGAGTTTCTCTAAACCCGCAAATGCTATCGATTTAAGTCAAGACTATAATTGGCGCACCGATGCTAAAATTGCTCCTGGCGGTTATTTTGATGATTTGGCGAGTCATGGTTTAGACTTGTTCGCCTATTTGCTGGGTGACTTTAAAGAGGTTTTAGGAATGAGTCTTAATCAACAAGGCTTATATTCTGCTAAGGATGCAATCACTGCCACTTGGGTTCATGAAAATGGTATTACAGGTACTGGAAGTTGGAATTTTGGTGCTTTTGCAAGAGAAGATAGCGTAGAAATAATAGGTTCAAAAGGGAAAATAGGTTTTTCGATATTTAAAGAAGAGGCGGTTGTTTTAGAGAATGCTAAAGGTATTGATAAGCTATTTATAGAAAACCCGAAGCACATACAGCACTACCATGTTCAAAATCTAAAGTTAGATTTGATGGACGGTATCCCGCATCCATCAACAGGTGAAACCGCTTTGCACACCAGTTGGGTGATGAGTCAGGTATTAAAATAA
- a CDS encoding HIT family protein has translation MASIFTKIINGEIPSYKIAENDEFFAFLDINPNAKGHTLCIPKKEVNKIMDLDDATYMGLMAFSKKIGQALERAIDCKRVGMTVIGLEVPHVHVHLIPLNEMKDATFQHKVKFSDDEFRAIAEKIKAELV, from the coding sequence GTGGCTAGTATATTTACAAAGATTATCAATGGAGAAATCCCTTCTTATAAAATAGCTGAAAATGATGAGTTTTTTGCTTTTTTAGATATCAACCCTAATGCAAAAGGGCATACCTTATGTATTCCTAAAAAAGAAGTAAACAAGATAATGGATTTAGATGATGCTACCTATATGGGGTTAATGGCTTTTTCTAAAAAAATTGGTCAGGCCCTCGAGCGTGCTATAGATTGTAAGCGGGTTGGGATGACCGTTATTGGTTTAGAAGTACCACATGTACACGTTCATTTAATCCCTTTAAATGAAATGAAGGATGCTACTTTTCAGCATAAAGTAAAATTTTCTGATGACGAGTTTAGAGCAATTGCCGAAAAAATAAAAGCAGAATTAGTTTAA
- a CDS encoding TonB-dependent receptor: MKIIFTVVSILCFAITTNAQQQATDSLEGNKVVLDEVFVSAIRVTKATPVTFSNLTKEQIKPRNLGQDIPILMNFLPSVVTTSDAGAGVGYTGIRVRGSDATRVNVTINGIPYNDSESHGTFWVNMPDFASSTESLQLQRGVGSSTNGAGAFGASLNVLTDAVSQDAYAQISSSIGSFKTLRNTLKFSTGLLNDQIEISGRLSQINSDGYIDRATSDLESYFLQAAYKDDNTLIKAILFGGHEVTYQSWNGIDAATLRDDRTFNFSGIYTDENGATQFYDREEDNYKQNHAQLLWNETLNENWKTNLALHYTKGRGYFEQFKEDDDFNTYGFTPINVDEEEVNSTDVIRRRWLDNDFYGTVFSANYRKEKVDLILGGGWNKYNGDHFGEVIWARYASTSNIRDRYYDDNSTKTDFNIFSKLNYNLNDHWSLFGDLQYRTVGYQANGDKTGIVDDTFNFFNPKAGITFDLNLNNNFYFSYAVANREPNRNDYESGDPKPEKLNDFELGWRYVSNTLQLNTNVYYMGYKDQLVLTGDIDDVGDYLRANVPESYRMGLELDLAVKINNKLTVRPNIAVSRNKINDFILDRDNLITNLGDTNIAFSPSVIAGNILTFKPKENLQFSIFSKYVGEQYLSNTDTEASKLNDYFTNDLNAMYEIQLNSFFKSIVFSALVNNIFNEKYESNGYTYLNSWDEVSSFEVQGYYPQAGTNFLVGATLNF; this comes from the coding sequence ATGAAAATTATTTTCACAGTAGTCTCAATTTTATGTTTTGCAATCACAACAAATGCACAGCAGCAAGCAACAGATTCCTTAGAAGGGAATAAGGTGGTTTTAGATGAGGTTTTTGTATCTGCAATACGAGTAACGAAAGCAACTCCAGTTACCTTTTCAAACTTAACCAAAGAGCAAATAAAGCCAAGGAATTTAGGGCAAGATATTCCAATTTTAATGAACTTTTTACCTTCCGTAGTGACCACTTCAGATGCTGGTGCGGGTGTTGGGTATACTGGTATTCGCGTTCGTGGTAGTGATGCCACTCGCGTAAATGTCACTATTAACGGAATTCCTTACAACGATTCAGAGTCTCACGGTACTTTTTGGGTGAACATGCCAGATTTTGCATCTTCTACAGAGAGTTTACAATTACAACGTGGTGTCGGTTCTTCTACGAATGGGGCAGGAGCTTTTGGAGCAAGCTTAAATGTACTTACAGATGCTGTTTCTCAAGATGCGTATGCGCAAATCTCTTCTTCGATAGGGAGCTTTAAAACCCTGAGAAATACATTGAAATTTAGTACAGGTCTATTAAATGATCAGATAGAAATTTCAGGAAGACTGTCTCAGATTAATTCAGATGGATATATTGATAGAGCTACATCAGACCTAGAATCTTACTTTTTACAAGCGGCTTATAAAGATGATAATACCTTGATAAAAGCGATACTTTTTGGGGGTCATGAAGTTACATATCAATCATGGAATGGCATTGATGCCGCAACTCTTAGGGATGACCGTACATTTAATTTTTCTGGAATTTATACTGACGAAAATGGTGCTACTCAATTTTATGACAGAGAAGAGGATAATTATAAGCAGAATCATGCGCAGTTGTTATGGAATGAAACTTTAAATGAGAATTGGAAAACAAACCTTGCATTACACTATACCAAGGGGCGTGGTTATTTTGAGCAATTTAAGGAAGATGATGATTTTAATACCTATGGTTTTACGCCAATTAATGTAGACGAGGAAGAAGTAAATAGTACAGATGTAATTCGCAGACGCTGGCTAGATAATGATTTTTATGGGACTGTTTTTTCTGCTAACTACAGAAAAGAAAAAGTAGATTTAATTCTTGGTGGCGGCTGGAATAAATATAACGGAGATCATTTTGGAGAAGTTATTTGGGCAAGGTATGCAAGTACTAGCAACATCAGAGATCGGTATTATGATGATAATTCTACAAAGACCGACTTTAATATTTTTTCTAAACTAAATTATAACCTAAATGATCATTGGAGTCTTTTTGGAGATTTACAATATAGAACAGTAGGGTATCAAGCAAATGGTGATAAAACAGGAATAGTCGATGATACCTTTAATTTCTTCAATCCTAAAGCGGGGATTACTTTTGATTTGAATCTTAATAATAATTTTTATTTCTCCTATGCAGTAGCCAATAGGGAGCCTAATAGAAATGATTATGAGAGTGGGGATCCTAAGCCAGAAAAACTTAATGATTTTGAGTTGGGTTGGCGTTATGTTTCTAATACACTGCAATTGAATACCAATGTTTATTACATGGGGTATAAAGATCAATTGGTCTTGACAGGAGATATTGATGATGTAGGTGATTATTTAAGAGCAAATGTTCCTGAGAGCTATAGGATGGGATTAGAGTTAGATTTGGCAGTGAAAATAAATAATAAATTGACAGTACGTCCAAATATAGCTGTGAGTAGAAATAAAATAAATGATTTTATTTTGGATAGAGATAATTTAATAACAAATTTAGGGGATACAAATATTGCGTTTTCTCCTTCAGTCATTGCGGGAAATATACTGACATTTAAGCCTAAAGAGAATTTGCAATTTTCAATATTTTCTAAATATGTAGGAGAACAATATTTAAGTAATACAGATACGGAAGCTTCTAAATTGAATGATTATTTTACTAATGATCTAAATGCTATGTATGAAATTCAATTAAATTCCTTTTTTAAATCTATTGTTTTTTCTGCTTTAGTAAATAATATTTTTAATGAAAAATATGAGTCGAATGGCTATACCTATTTGAATTCTTGGGATGAAGTTTCGTCATTTGAAGTTCAAGGTTACTACCCACAAGCAGGAACAAATTTCTTAGTAGGGGCAACCTTAAATTTTTAA
- a CDS encoding BLUF domain-containing protein — MFELSYKSVAGLELSKEDILAIRDTAIRTNEEHDITGCLVFYNNHFIQILEGNEVLVKKVFSKIAEDNRHSNIQVLYEGEKDQRFFPDWNMAFTDISANSGQDTEVKSYANNLLLLSEFIEKPTTTLKMFWRGINNLIINPTII, encoded by the coding sequence ATGTTTGAATTATCGTATAAATCTGTTGCAGGCTTAGAGCTATCAAAAGAGGATATCTTAGCAATACGCGATACCGCAATACGGACCAATGAAGAGCATGACATTACAGGCTGTTTAGTTTTTTACAACAACCATTTTATCCAAATTTTGGAAGGAAATGAAGTGCTTGTTAAGAAGGTATTTTCCAAAATAGCAGAAGACAATAGACATTCAAATATTCAAGTGCTTTATGAAGGTGAGAAAGACCAACGTTTTTTTCCAGATTGGAATATGGCATTCACAGATATAAGTGCAAATTCAGGACAAGACACTGAGGTTAAGAGCTACGCAAATAATCTTCTTTTACTTTCCGAGTTTATTGAAAAACCAACCACTACGTTAAAAATGTTTTGGAGGGGGATTAATAATCTAATAATTAACCCAACAATTATTTAA
- a CDS encoding sigma-54 dependent transcriptional regulator has product MPRILIIEDDAAFCQMLQRFLEKKGYDAEASFTAEDAKKKFKAGDFDMVITDLRLPNYDGIELLSDIKAINSKIPVLVMTSYAEVSTAVNAMKKGAFDYISKPFTPEEMVMLVENALNQKPNQVEAVTESTTKQTEDKAAVTTSNGIKGISDASKKLHEYIKLVAPTDMSILITGESGTGKEVTAKSIHDASKRRDFNFVAVDCGAIPKEIATSEFFGHVKGSFTGAIEDKIGHFQAANGGTLFLDEIGNLSYENQIQLLRALQERKIKRVGSTKEVSVDVRVITATNEDLVEAVEKGTFREDLYHRINEFSIETPSLQERFEDLPLFADFFLDKANKSLDKRVLGFSDETTAVFKAYHWPGNLRELQNIIKRSVLLTTGDIIQTAVLPKELFEANKKVETENFSKDAYEKDQIIRALKETNFNKSKAAKLLKVTRKTLYNKINQYNLDL; this is encoded by the coding sequence ATGCCTAGAATTTTAATAATTGAAGATGATGCCGCTTTTTGTCAAATGTTACAACGCTTTCTAGAAAAGAAAGGCTATGATGCAGAAGCAAGTTTTACTGCAGAAGATGCCAAGAAAAAATTTAAAGCGGGAGATTTTGATATGGTGATTACAGATTTGCGCTTGCCTAATTATGATGGTATAGAGTTGCTGTCGGATATTAAAGCGATTAATTCTAAAATTCCTGTTCTTGTAATGACGAGCTATGCCGAAGTATCTACGGCAGTTAATGCTATGAAAAAAGGTGCTTTTGATTATATTTCTAAACCATTTACCCCAGAGGAAATGGTAATGCTTGTTGAAAATGCATTAAATCAAAAACCAAATCAGGTAGAAGCAGTAACAGAATCAACAACAAAACAAACTGAAGATAAAGCAGCAGTGACTACAAGTAATGGTATTAAAGGCATTAGTGATGCTTCTAAGAAATTGCATGAATATATAAAATTGGTGGCGCCAACCGATATGTCTATTCTTATTACGGGAGAAAGTGGTACAGGAAAGGAAGTAACCGCTAAATCTATTCACGATGCTAGTAAAAGAAGGGACTTTAATTTTGTAGCCGTAGATTGTGGTGCAATTCCTAAAGAAATAGCTACAAGTGAGTTTTTTGGGCATGTTAAAGGTAGCTTTACTGGTGCCATTGAAGATAAAATTGGTCATTTTCAGGCAGCAAATGGAGGGACACTTTTTTTAGATGAAATCGGGAATTTATCTTATGAAAATCAAATACAACTTTTAAGGGCACTTCAGGAACGTAAAATCAAGCGAGTTGGTAGTACAAAAGAAGTCTCTGTTGATGTGCGTGTGATAACGGCTACAAATGAAGATTTGGTCGAAGCGGTTGAGAAAGGAACCTTTAGGGAGGACTTATATCACAGGATTAATGAATTTTCTATTGAAACACCTTCGTTGCAAGAACGCTTTGAAGATTTGCCTTTGTTCGCAGATTTTTTCTTAGATAAAGCAAACAAGTCTCTTGATAAACGTGTATTGGGTTTTTCAGATGAGACTACCGCCGTATTTAAAGCATATCATTGGCCTGGAAATTTAAGAGAATTACAAAATATTATCAAACGCTCTGTATTGCTTACTACTGGAGATATTATACAGACAGCAGTGTTACCTAAGGAGCTTTTTGAAGCAAATAAAAAGGTGGAAACGGAAAATTTCTCTAAAGATGCTTATGAAAAAGATCAAATTATAAGAGCTTTAAAAGAAACTAATTTCAATAAATCCAAAGCAGCAAAATTATTGAAAGTAACGCGTAAGACATTGTATAATAAGATCAATCAGTATAATCTGGATTTATAG
- a CDS encoding AAA family ATPase: MEKNFKQEPSDLIKIVLFGPESTGKTTLSGQLARYYNSVWVPEYAREYLQDKWNEEKKTCEPKDLLPIAEGQMKLENKLAKKANKVLICDTDLLETKVYSEAYYIGHCDPALDKYALENTYDLYFLTYIDVPWEGDDLRDKPFEREKMFQYFKDTLDRYHRKYIILKGDKATRLKTAIEHINTLLDQ; this comes from the coding sequence ATGGAAAAAAACTTTAAACAAGAGCCTTCAGACCTAATAAAAATAGTTTTATTCGGACCTGAATCTACAGGTAAAACAACCTTGTCTGGGCAACTAGCGCGTTATTATAACTCGGTTTGGGTGCCAGAATATGCAAGAGAATATTTACAGGATAAATGGAACGAGGAAAAAAAAACATGTGAACCAAAAGATTTGTTGCCCATTGCAGAGGGGCAAATGAAATTGGAAAATAAACTTGCCAAAAAAGCTAATAAAGTTTTGATTTGCGATACTGATTTACTGGAAACCAAAGTATATTCGGAGGCTTATTATATTGGCCATTGTGATCCCGCTTTAGATAAATATGCGCTTGAAAATACATATGATTTGTATTTTTTGACTTATATTGATGTGCCGTGGGAAGGAGATGATTTAAGGGATAAGCCTTTTGAACGAGAGAAAATGTTTCAGTATTTTAAAGATACCCTTGATCGTTATCATCGCAAATATATTATACTGAAAGGAGATAAAGCAACAAGATTAAAAACAGCAATTGAACATATAAATACACTACTAGACCAATGA
- a CDS encoding DUF4301 family protein, which translates to MIAFSDQDKQQLVSKGITAEKVLKQIETFKEGIPFVKLEKAAVVDGGILKFSNEDENKLIEIFEAARNSKSLLKFVPASGAASRMFKAFFNFLDKYNPQEETLDAYITRTGDKDIQKFAAELIHLPFYEIIQLRIKGKHSTKGEELFLFVNEMLSEDGLNYGFYPKGLLPFHNYGDYAATPFEEHLKEAALYASANGEANLHFTISEQHGKMFNAEFDAIKERVSAETNASFNVTYSFQKPQTDTIAVTMDNAIFREKNGAMLFRPGGHGALIENLNEQNADIIFIKNIDNVVPSRNIEEVADSKKVLGGLLIELQKKAFRYAKELENTSSLDFDLMMEIKLFLEKDLNARFSDNFDSYTIAEQIEILIDKINRPIRICGMVKNEGEPGGGPFWIKGAKGNTSLQIIESAQIDASNTNQMNILKNSTHFNPVDLVCGVKNFKGEKFNLINFVDVKQGFITDKTKDGKELKALELPGLWNGAMAFWNTIFVEVPLVTFNPVKTVNDLFKKSHQVKL; encoded by the coding sequence ATGATAGCATTTTCAGACCAAGATAAACAACAACTAGTTTCTAAAGGGATAACAGCCGAAAAGGTTTTAAAGCAAATAGAGACTTTTAAAGAAGGGATCCCATTTGTAAAGTTAGAAAAAGCTGCAGTGGTAGATGGGGGAATATTAAAGTTCTCAAATGAAGATGAAAATAAGCTTATTGAAATTTTTGAAGCAGCAAGAAATAGTAAATCACTATTGAAATTTGTTCCTGCATCAGGAGCAGCATCGCGTATGTTTAAAGCATTTTTTAATTTCTTGGATAAATACAATCCGCAAGAAGAAACATTGGACGCTTATATTACGAGAACGGGAGATAAGGATATACAGAAGTTTGCTGCTGAATTAATTCACCTTCCATTTTATGAGATTATTCAATTAAGGATAAAAGGAAAGCACAGCACTAAAGGCGAAGAGTTATTTCTTTTTGTGAATGAAATGCTTAGTGAGGATGGTTTAAATTATGGTTTTTATCCTAAAGGGTTATTGCCATTTCATAATTATGGTGATTATGCTGCCACGCCTTTTGAAGAGCATTTAAAAGAAGCGGCGTTATATGCTAGTGCAAATGGAGAGGCAAATTTGCATTTTACCATTTCTGAACAGCATGGAAAAATGTTTAACGCAGAGTTTGATGCAATTAAAGAACGTGTTTCTGCGGAAACAAATGCATCTTTTAATGTAACCTATTCTTTCCAAAAACCACAAACAGATACCATTGCGGTTACTATGGATAATGCTATTTTTCGAGAAAAAAATGGCGCTATGTTATTTAGACCTGGAGGGCATGGAGCGCTTATTGAGAACTTAAATGAACAAAATGCAGATATCATATTTATAAAGAATATTGATAATGTAGTGCCTTCAAGAAATATAGAGGAAGTAGCAGATAGTAAAAAAGTATTAGGCGGATTGTTAATTGAACTTCAGAAAAAAGCTTTTAGATATGCGAAAGAGCTTGAAAATACTTCTAGTTTAGATTTTGATTTAATGATGGAAATTAAATTATTTTTAGAGAAGGATTTGAATGCTAGGTTTTCTGATAATTTTGATAGCTATACCATCGCTGAGCAAATAGAAATCCTTATTGATAAAATTAATAGACCAATCCGAATTTGTGGAATGGTGAAAAATGAAGGGGAGCCAGGAGGAGGTCCATTTTGGATTAAAGGAGCAAAAGGGAATACTTCGCTTCAAATTATAGAGTCTGCTCAAATAGATGCTTCGAACACAAATCAAATGAATATCTTAAAAAATTCTACGCATTTTAATCCAGTAGATTTAGTTTGTGGAGTAAAGAACTTTAAAGGAGAAAAATTTAACTTAATCAACTTTGTAGATGTAAAGCAAGGTTTTATTACAGATAAAACAAAAGATGGTAAAGAATTAAAAGCATTAGAGCTTCCTGGTTTATGGAATGGAGCAATGGCTTTTTGGAATACTATTTTTGTAGAAGTACCCTTAGTGACATTTAATCCTGTAAAAACAGTGAACGATTTATTTAAGAAATCACATCAGGTTAAACTTTAG